In Salinigranum marinum, one DNA window encodes the following:
- a CDS encoding methyl-accepting chemotaxis protein has protein sequence MNGASELVDRIRGSYAAKLAVALLAVVGLTVGFGAIVHVQTAEELREDVEGELTTTAEVRSADLDTWLSAVKKQTAVTSDHPVFRSGDEARIRSHVDDIVSEGKAPDGVVAIHYYDVDTGRIVTSSNEQLIGVSPREMGAPFAQGAGAMAFDGPNDAFVSAPFRVPVVDFPVVAVVSPVPDRPDRAVVYMVNFAQRTESFTTAVDGGRTVVLDPEGQFIAHPDGDRIMTEYGRADEVVGERTYADHGDTLVAAAPMESVDWTVLVMAPEDEALALGTQVTSQILGLILLTVVSLALVGVTVGSNTVISLRELSGKATAMAEGDLSVSMETDRRDELGTLYRTFGEMRDSLRETIEETQARNDHIESKATAYGSVMRTVAEGDLTRRVDPESENRAMTEIGTAFNGMLDELEATLGDVKHFAAHVSTASEEVDASADEVIEASAEVTDSVAEISDGTARQSDRLQEVAGEMNTLSASAEEIAATVESAAETSRRAASAGADGRDAAEDAIEEMDAVERETAQTRTELEALDREMEAIGEIVEVITNVARQTNLLALNASIEAARTGEGGDGFAVVADEIKNLAEETQASATEIEGRIEEIQARTAATVEGMHDTTERLSAGVETVEEAIDALERIVEHVDETDSSIREINHATDSQASSASSATEMVDEVAGIGQQTSAEAERVAAAAEQQTATLTAVNDAAEDLARRATSLGSVLDDFTVSDGATTDTSALPVRDGADPGSVAAADGGATTDDGDSGVGWSRTDDRETGGDGR, from the coding sequence ATGAACGGAGCGTCCGAACTCGTCGACCGGATCCGTGGGAGCTACGCGGCGAAGCTCGCAGTCGCGCTCCTCGCCGTCGTGGGGCTCACCGTCGGATTCGGGGCGATCGTCCACGTCCAGACGGCCGAAGAGCTACGGGAAGACGTCGAGGGGGAACTGACGACGACCGCCGAAGTCAGGAGCGCCGACCTCGACACGTGGCTGTCCGCGGTGAAGAAACAGACCGCGGTGACGTCGGACCACCCGGTGTTCCGCAGCGGCGACGAGGCCCGGATCCGGTCGCACGTCGATGACATCGTGAGCGAAGGGAAGGCCCCCGACGGCGTCGTGGCGATCCACTACTACGACGTCGACACGGGCCGGATCGTCACGTCCTCGAACGAGCAACTGATCGGGGTCAGCCCCCGTGAGATGGGCGCACCGTTCGCCCAGGGAGCGGGCGCGATGGCGTTCGACGGGCCGAACGACGCGTTCGTCTCGGCCCCGTTCCGCGTGCCCGTCGTCGATTTCCCCGTGGTCGCGGTCGTCTCGCCGGTCCCCGACCGTCCGGACCGGGCGGTCGTCTACATGGTGAACTTCGCCCAGCGGACCGAGTCGTTTACCACCGCCGTTGACGGCGGGCGCACGGTCGTCCTCGACCCGGAGGGACAGTTCATCGCCCACCCCGACGGCGACCGGATCATGACGGAGTACGGGCGCGCCGACGAGGTCGTCGGGGAGCGGACGTACGCCGACCACGGCGACACGCTGGTCGCGGCGGCCCCGATGGAGTCGGTCGACTGGACCGTGTTGGTGATGGCTCCCGAGGACGAGGCGCTCGCGCTCGGGACGCAGGTCACCTCACAGATCCTCGGACTCATCCTCCTGACGGTCGTCTCGCTCGCGCTCGTCGGCGTCACGGTCGGGTCGAACACGGTCATCTCTCTGCGCGAACTCTCCGGCAAGGCGACGGCGATGGCGGAGGGCGATCTGAGCGTCTCGATGGAGACGGACCGCCGCGACGAACTCGGGACGCTCTACCGGACGTTCGGGGAGATGCGCGACTCGCTCCGGGAGACGATCGAGGAGACGCAGGCGAGAAACGACCACATCGAGTCGAAGGCGACCGCCTACGGCTCGGTGATGCGGACGGTCGCAGAGGGGGACCTGACCCGCCGGGTCGACCCAGAGAGCGAGAACCGGGCGATGACGGAGATCGGCACGGCGTTCAACGGGATGCTCGACGAACTCGAAGCGACGCTCGGCGACGTCAAACACTTCGCCGCCCACGTCTCGACCGCCAGCGAGGAGGTCGACGCCAGCGCCGACGAGGTGATCGAGGCCAGCGCCGAGGTGACCGACTCCGTCGCGGAGATCTCCGACGGCACCGCCCGGCAGTCCGACCGCTTACAGGAGGTCGCCGGGGAAATGAACACGCTGTCTGCGAGCGCCGAGGAGATCGCCGCCACGGTCGAGAGCGCGGCCGAGACCTCGAGACGGGCCGCAAGCGCCGGCGCGGACGGCCGCGACGCCGCCGAGGACGCTATCGAGGAGATGGACGCGGTCGAACGCGAGACCGCCCAGACTCGAACGGAACTGGAGGCGCTCGACCGCGAGATGGAGGCGATCGGCGAGATCGTCGAGGTGATCACGAACGTCGCGAGGCAGACGAACCTGCTGGCGCTGAACGCGTCGATCGAGGCCGCACGAACGGGAGAGGGCGGCGACGGCTTCGCCGTGGTCGCCGACGAGATCAAGAACCTCGCCGAGGAGACGCAGGCGTCGGCGACGGAGATCGAAGGCCGGATCGAGGAGATCCAGGCGCGGACCGCCGCGACCGTCGAGGGGATGCACGACACGACCGAACGGCTCTCGGCGGGCGTCGAGACGGTCGAGGAGGCGATCGACGCGCTCGAACGCATCGTCGAACACGTCGACGAGACGGATTCGAGCATCCGCGAGATCAACCACGCCACCGACTCGCAGGCCAGTTCGGCGAGTTCGGCCACGGAGATGGTCGACGAGGTGGCCGGCATCGGTCAGCAGACGTCCGCCGAGGCCGAGCGGGTGGCGGCCGCGGCCGAACAACAGACGGCGACGCTCACGGCCGTCAACGACGCTGCCGAGGATCTCGCCCGCCGGGCGACCTCCCTCGGAAGCGTCCTCGACGACTTCACGGTGAGCGACGGCGCGACCACCGACACGTCCGCGCTGCCGGTTCGCGACGGGGCCGACCCGGGATCCGTCGCGGCCGCCGACGGTGGGGCGACGACCGACGACGGCGACAGCGGGGTCGGTTGGTCCCGGACGGACGACCGCGAGACGGGGGGTGACGGGCGATGA
- a CDS encoding bacteriorhodopsin, with protein MNHTIWLWVGAVGMVVGTLPPLWRLVTDPENRSYYALLAAITGIAAVAYVVMALGLGSLRVGGTELVAARYVDWLLTTPLMVLYLGLLGRCGTRLYAALVGADVVVILGGVAADVLDGLAAAAAFGVATLAFCALVYLLLVTVPRRVALREECVVTFTKLRNLTVVLWSLYPVVWLLSGSGFGLLLPATENVVVVYLDFISKVGFVVMAVNGDRALDALEAVRLDGRTSHAD; from the coding sequence ATGAACCACACGATCTGGCTCTGGGTCGGTGCGGTGGGCATGGTGGTCGGAACGCTCCCGCCGCTGTGGCGGCTCGTCACGGATCCGGAGAACCGCTCGTACTACGCGCTCCTGGCGGCCATTACCGGGATCGCGGCCGTCGCGTACGTCGTGATGGCGCTCGGCCTCGGGAGCCTGCGCGTCGGCGGGACGGAGCTGGTCGCCGCCCGGTACGTCGACTGGCTCCTGACGACGCCGCTGATGGTGCTGTACCTCGGCCTCCTGGGACGGTGTGGGACCCGGCTGTACGCGGCGCTCGTCGGGGCGGACGTCGTGGTCATCCTCGGCGGTGTCGCGGCCGACGTCCTCGACGGCTTGGCCGCGGCGGCCGCCTTCGGCGTCGCGACGCTCGCGTTCTGTGCGCTCGTCTACCTCCTGCTCGTCACGGTCCCGCGACGGGTCGCACTCCGTGAGGAGTGCGTCGTCACGTTCACCAAACTCCGGAACCTCACGGTCGTCCTCTGGAGCCTCTACCCCGTCGTCTGGCTCCTCTCGGGGTCGGGGTTCGGACTCCTCCTCCCGGCGACCGAGAACGTCGTCGTCGTCTACCTCGACTTCATCAGCAAGGTCGGCTTCGTCGTCATGGCGGTCAACGGCGACCGCGCGCTCGACGCGCTGGAGGCCGTTCGGCTCGACGGACGCACGTCCCACGCCGACTGA
- a CDS encoding HVO_0234 family beta-propeller protein: MTDDDISIDEKRVFSSKAGKTEVFVATGVGVVAVDVSGDRIGGFRIDHRCTARDVAGRDGRIAVATDEDVLLAPGYEPTGFGPAACVGLTDDRVVALGEDGRVGTLSFEAPLDGDATPWRTVGTVAGGRAVDGRLVATDGGVVRLGGDGLRPAGLSAVTDVAAAGPFAATDDGLFYLGNGWMTIDDGPWSVVDAAVDGDRAHAAGVSGVLRQVGTDRGAWEAAEDDIAPDGEPVGFAYGDGFVCAVTADGEFFVDAGDGPRTQALGLRDVGGVAVP, translated from the coding sequence ATGACCGACGACGACATCTCCATCGACGAAAAGCGCGTCTTTTCATCGAAAGCCGGCAAGACGGAGGTGTTCGTCGCCACCGGGGTCGGCGTCGTGGCGGTCGACGTCTCGGGGGACCGCATCGGGGGGTTCCGCATCGACCACCGCTGCACCGCGCGGGACGTCGCGGGACGGGACGGGCGGATCGCCGTCGCGACCGACGAGGACGTCCTGCTCGCGCCGGGATACGAGCCGACGGGGTTCGGCCCCGCCGCGTGTGTCGGCCTCACCGACGACCGCGTCGTCGCCCTCGGCGAGGACGGCCGCGTCGGCACGCTCTCCTTCGAAGCTCCCCTCGACGGGGACGCGACGCCGTGGCGCACGGTCGGAACCGTCGCGGGGGGCCGCGCCGTCGACGGTCGCCTCGTCGCGACCGACGGGGGCGTCGTCCGCCTCGGCGGCGACGGCCTCCGCCCCGCCGGCCTCTCGGCGGTCACCGACGTGGCCGCCGCGGGACCGTTCGCCGCGACGGACGACGGCCTGTTCTACCTCGGCAACGGCTGGATGACGATCGACGACGGCCCGTGGAGCGTCGTCGACGCCGCGGTCGACGGCGATCGCGCGCACGCCGCCGGCGTCTCGGGTGTCCTCCGGCAGGTAGGCACCGACCGAGGGGCGTGGGAGGCCGCCGAGGACGATATCGCGCCCGACGGCGAGCCGGTGGGCTTCGCCTACGGCGACGGCTTCGTCTGCGCCGTGACCGCCGACGGGGAGTTCTTCGTCGACGCCGGCGACGGCCCGCGGACGCAGGCGCTCGGGCTCCGCGACGTCGGCGGCGTCGCCGTCCCCTGA
- the prs gene encoding ribose-phosphate diphosphokinase → MIVPGSWSQALSASLATLLDEPLAVPEFDRFPDGETFAAVPPVAEASPDRAVVVAATPSNDAYVELLQLQDALREAGVDEVVTVVPYMGYGRQDRAFEPGHPVSARAVARAVSTGTDRVVLVTPHEASIRDFFDVPCDVVEAAGRLAVPLHALDAALREPLFLAPDDGATEIADAVRDAYGGGETDYFEKTRHSGTEVTVEPSDADVAGRDVVVTDDIVATGSTMAESVAVLRERDAARIFTACVHPLLARSARTRLEAAGVERVYGTDTLERDVSAVSVAPVVADAL, encoded by the coding sequence ATGATCGTGCCAGGCTCGTGGTCGCAGGCGCTTTCGGCGTCGCTCGCGACCCTCCTCGACGAACCCCTCGCCGTCCCGGAGTTCGACCGGTTCCCGGACGGTGAGACGTTCGCCGCGGTGCCCCCCGTCGCCGAAGCATCGCCGGACCGGGCGGTGGTCGTCGCCGCGACGCCCTCGAACGACGCGTACGTCGAACTGCTCCAGCTCCAGGACGCCCTCCGCGAGGCCGGCGTCGACGAGGTCGTGACCGTCGTCCCGTACATGGGGTACGGGCGGCAGGACCGCGCGTTCGAGCCGGGCCACCCGGTCTCCGCGCGGGCGGTCGCCCGCGCCGTCTCGACCGGCACCGACCGGGTCGTCCTCGTCACGCCTCACGAGGCGTCGATCCGCGACTTCTTCGACGTTCCCTGTGACGTGGTCGAGGCCGCTGGACGCCTCGCTGTCCCCCTGCACGCGCTCGACGCGGCGCTCCGCGAGCCGCTGTTTCTCGCGCCCGACGACGGCGCGACCGAGATCGCGGACGCGGTCCGCGACGCCTACGGCGGCGGCGAGACCGACTACTTCGAGAAGACCCGTCACTCGGGCACCGAGGTGACCGTCGAACCCTCCGACGCCGACGTCGCCGGCCGCGACGTCGTGGTCACCGACGACATCGTCGCGACGGGGTCGACGATGGCGGAGTCCGTGGCCGTCCTCCGCGAGCGCGACGCGGCGCGTATCTTCACCGCCTGCGTCCACCCGCTGTTGGCGCGCAGCGCGCGGACGCGGCTCGAAGCCGCGGGCGTCGAACGGGTGTACGGCACCGACACCCTCGAACGCGACGTCAGCGCGGTCAGCGTCGCCCCCGTCGTCGCGGACGCGCTCTGA